The sequence CAAATGGTAAGCTTGATCCGGGTGAGGATGCAAGCATTATAATGACCATTGAAAATACAGGAACATCGGATGCTGCCGATGTGAACGGGCTTCTTGCTTCACTGAGTCCCTATGTTAGTGTCAATTCAGGTAGCCTTGGTTTCGGCAACCTTGCAGCCGGATCATTTGCATCACAAAGCTATGAAGTTAGTGTAGGGAATGATACCCCGGCAGGCCATTCTGCCGGCTTCGAATTTGATATCAGCGCCTATCAGGGTGTGAGCGGCAATGGCTCGTTCTTCCTGGTTGTAGGACAAATACCCGTTCTTATCGTTGATCTCGATGGCAACAACAACTCTGCCGATGCGATGATGCAGTGTTGCGATAATCTGGGCGTTGGCGCTGAAATGGTTTCCACTATTCCCAACGATCTGAACCTGTATTCATCTGTGTTTATCTGCCTTGGCGTCTACCCCGATAACCATGTACTGAATTCCCAGGAAGGTGATGCACTTGCCGATTATCTTAATGAAGGAGGAAATATTTACCTGGAAGGTGCAGACACCTGGGCTTTTGATACTCAAACCTCTGTCCACCCGATGTTTAGTATCAACGGCGATGAAGATGGAAACGGTGATATGTCGGATGTGAAAGGGCAGGATGGGACCATTGCAGCCGACCTGGAATATGAATACAGCGGTGATAACAACTATATGGATCATATTCTTCCGTTGGGCCAGGCATTTACGATGTTTAAAAATCTCAGTCCTTCTTACAACTGTATGATCGCCAACGACGCCGGTTCCTATAAAACCGTCGGAGCATCGCTGGAATTCGGCGGCCTGGACGACGGCTCTTCCACCAAAGACGAGCTGATGATCGTGATCCTTGATTTCTTCGGTATAGAAGGCATCTGGACTGCATTACCGGAAGCACCGGGCAGCGCAGTCAGCGGACTAAACATTTTCCCGAATCCTGTAAATGATCATTCTCAGGCCATATTAAAACTTGATGTGGCTACTCACGTTGATGCAGGATTATACACGGGCGAAGGGAAGAAAATATTATCTTTGGCCTCAGAGGAGATGGACAAAGGCACTCATGTGTTAAGCCTCCGGGAAACCGCAACCCTCCCGCAAGGCCTCTACCTCCTGAAAATATCCACCAATACCGGACATGAAACCCGGAAGTTGGTAGTCGTGCACTGATGTTTAACTAATGTGAAAAACGGGCCGGGGAAAAAACGGCCCGTTTTTTTATCGCAGAAATCAGATCGCAGATCGGAGAAAGAAATCGCAGATATCAGATTGCAGATCGAAGAATAAACCCTCATCACTTCATTTCCCGGTTAGTTCTGTTATAATGCCTCTTCTCGATCATCGATTTCTTTCTCCGATCTCTGATCACATCACCTCCTTCTCCTCTGCCTGCACTACTTCTTTTGTTGTTGCATTATAAACGAAGGCAACGATAGCACAGTTTTCCTGGTTCCAGCCGTCGTGTAGGGTCATGGTAAACGTGGTGGTCTCAACCTGTCCTGCACTTACTCCTCCGGCGGCAATCTCCGTTCCCCAGGCTCCGTTGTATGCATCACGAAGCATATGGTTGTGCTCATAATCAAGTATTTCAGGAACAGTGCCTACACTGGAGTTATCGTTTTTCTGGGCGGAAATGATGCCGCTCTCCAGTAAATAAAAACAGATGTTGAAATCACAGGTGAAATCGTTCAGGAATTCTACCGATACATTGCCCGTAAGAGTACGCGTTATAGCTTCATATTCAAGCGAAAGGTCGATGTGAGCGTCGGGTGGAAGGTTGATCAACGCTTCTATGGCATCTTGCCAGACTCCGGTGAACAATGCATATTGACTGTTGTACTTCGTGCGGTTGATCATGGCACTCGGGTAAAACAAGACATTGTAATAGGCATTGAGGTCGTTGCCTGCCTGGGTACGGTAGTCGGCTGTGTATGGCGCGGTTGATGGCTCGGCAAACGCGCCTGCATGTATCGACATCAGTATGAGTTGCTCTCCATACTGATTCTTCAGGTCATGTGCAAGCATGGCTCCTTCCGGACAGTTGACACAGGTGTGCCCCGTGAACTCCTCCAGCAAAAGTTTCCTGACTTTCTCCGTTGGGTCAGGGCCCGGACCTGGTTTGCCTTCGGGCACAAGGTAGGGATCGTCTTCCACATCGCAGGATGGGATCAAAGTGAATGCTAATAAAACGATCAACAGGTATCTGAATGTTATTCTCATAATCGTTATGTTTTAAAACTGACTGGATATGGTGATATTGAACCCATTGGCGGCCGGTACCTGACGGCAAACGCCCCCGACGCACAGCAAACCTTCTCTCTGCCTGCCGTATCCGATGGATATTCGCGTGGCTCCCTCTACATATGCTATATTCCCGCTGTAATAATGCAATTGCATCTCTTCGTCGGGATTGCTATAATTGTATTCGTCCATAACAGTGAAAAACCATTTGGGTGCGATATTGAACTCAAGCAGCCCCATGGCCCAGCTCCCCCTGTCCTGATCGGTAAACAATCCCTGGGCTTCCATGCGCAACGATTTGGTGGGGGTGATCTTGTAAGTGATATCCAGGATGCCAATGTTGGCATGTACCTTGGGATCTCCAGCATGACCTTCGACTACAGCAATGTTGTAAAGCTGGTTGATGTACGAAACTATGGCTTTCCACTTGCTGCTGAACTTTTTCGTGATCACAATATCGAAGTCCTCATAATATCGCTCATCCCCCAAAGTGAAAAAGGGCGATTTGTAACCCTTGGTTCCTGTAGAATCAATAGGTATGTCAGCTGAAACCTGTTCCTTTTTGATAGACCGGATGTTCGAGTAATTCAACTCGATCTGGGTCCCGTATTTCCCTCCCAGAGCCGATTTCTTGGGTATGGTATACATGATCTGTCCCTGTATCCCCATTTCTCCCAATGGCTGTGTAGCATACGGATAAATGGTTGCCAGACTGTAGGTGTGCTGCTTGGTGAGGGGAGGGAGGTAGTTGATGTCGAGGACGTTACCGATCTCGGCTCTTTTCGATTTGAAACTCATGTTGTCGGTACGCTTCCCCGAAAGGCTTATCCCCAATCCTTTGGTGGCATACGACATACTCAGGAAAAGAGCTTGCCCTTCCTTGTAAATGTAATCGTTGAATTCCGAAGGATCGTTGATCTTATAAGCATACTCTGCCGTGAGATTGAAGCCTCCATGCGTAAGGTTCATCCTTCCTGCATAAGCAGCCACGTTTTCAGGAATTTTATAACTGAAAATGTACTTTGTTACTACTGTATCCTGGATAGAATCCCTGGAAATGGTCTTCTTGCTTGCTTTTTCATATTTGCTTACAAAACTTCCACCCAGGGTGATCTGCGTTTTACTGCCTTTCAGGAAGGGGAGGAGATCGTTGAGATAAAGGTCGGCATCAAAACC comes from Bacteroidota bacterium and encodes:
- a CDS encoding T9SS type A sorting domain-containing protein, whose protein sequence is NGKLDPGEDASIIMTIENTGTSDAADVNGLLASLSPYVSVNSGSLGFGNLAAGSFASQSYEVSVGNDTPAGHSAGFEFDISAYQGVSGNGSFFLVVGQIPVLIVDLDGNNNSADAMMQCCDNLGVGAEMVSTIPNDLNLYSSVFICLGVYPDNHVLNSQEGDALADYLNEGGNIYLEGADTWAFDTQTSVHPMFSINGDEDGNGDMSDVKGQDGTIAADLEYEYSGDNNYMDHILPLGQAFTMFKNLSPSYNCMIANDAGSYKTVGASLEFGGLDDGSSTKDELMIVILDFFGIEGIWTALPEAPGSAVSGLNIFPNPVNDHSQAILKLDVATHVDAGLYTGEGKKILSLASEEMDKGTHVLSLRETATLPQGLYLLKISTNTGHETRKLVVVH
- a CDS encoding Omp28 family outer membrane lipoprotein; the protein is MRITFRYLLIVLLAFTLIPSCDVEDDPYLVPEGKPGPGPDPTEKVRKLLLEEFTGHTCVNCPEGAMLAHDLKNQYGEQLILMSIHAGAFAEPSTAPYTADYRTQAGNDLNAYYNVLFYPSAMINRTKYNSQYALFTGVWQDAIEALINLPPDAHIDLSLEYEAITRTLTGNVSVEFLNDFTCDFNICFYLLESGIISAQKNDNSSVGTVPEILDYEHNHMLRDAYNGAWGTEIAAGGVSAGQVETTTFTMTLHDGWNQENCAIVAFVYNATTKEVVQAEEKEVM